From a single Helicovermis profundi genomic region:
- the pstB gene encoding phosphate ABC transporter ATP-binding protein PstB: MDNSKISVKNLDLFYGDFKALKNINIDIKEKGITALIGPSGCGKSTFLKTLNRMNDLVDNVKINGMVKIDKTDIYDTIDVNELRKKVGMVFQKPNPFPMSIYDNIAYGPRSHGIKDKKTLDELVEKSLRNAALWDEVKDRLKKSALGLSGGQQQRLCIARALAVEPDILLMDEPTSALDPIATLKIEELAIKLKKDYTIVIVTHSMQQAGRISDNTAFFLMGELIEYGITTKLFSNPIKKQTEDYITGRFG, translated from the coding sequence GTGGATAATAGTAAAATTAGTGTTAAAAATCTAGATTTATTTTATGGGGATTTTAAAGCTCTTAAAAATATAAATATTGATATTAAAGAAAAAGGTATTACAGCTTTAATTGGACCTTCTGGATGTGGTAAATCAACTTTTTTAAAAACTTTAAATAGGATGAATGATTTAGTAGACAATGTTAAAATTAATGGAATGGTGAAAATAGATAAAACCGATATATATGATACTATTGATGTAAATGAACTTAGAAAGAAAGTTGGTATGGTATTTCAAAAACCAAATCCATTTCCAATGAGTATATATGATAATATTGCTTATGGTCCAAGATCTCATGGAATTAAAGATAAAAAAACTCTTGATGAATTAGTTGAGAAAAGTTTAAGAAATGCTGCTCTTTGGGATGAAGTAAAAGATAGGCTTAAAAAAAGTGCACTTGGACTTTCAGGAGGACAACAACAAAGGCTTTGCATAGCTAGAGCACTTGCTGTAGAACCTGACATTCTTTTGATGGATGAGCCTACTTCAGCGTTAGATCCTATAGCAACATTAAAAATAGAGGAACTTGCAATTAAACTTAAGAAAGACTACACTATTGTTATAGTAACACATTCAATGCAACAAGCGGGAAGAATTTCTGACAATACAGCATTTTTTCTAATGGGCGAACTTATTGAATATGGAATAACAACAAAATTATTTTCAAATCCAATAAAAAAACAAACTGAAGATTATATTACTGGTAGATTTGGCTAG
- the phoU gene encoding phosphate signaling complex protein PhoU, with protein MRVRARFDKELEKLEDLIIKMGVGAEGIVDLAFKSLVDKDRKLANDVIEMDKNIDQLELEIENKCLNLIALQQPLAGDLREISGALKIITDLERIGDYGVNIAKVALEFGDEKFIKELIDLPEMNRIVKTMIKGCIDAYVNKDSDKARDIALLDDKVDDLYEKIYSELLDITNKDNKSQIIRFLFIGRHLERIADHVINICQRVIYMVDGIRETY; from the coding sequence ATGAGGGTAAGAGCAAGGTTTGATAAAGAACTTGAAAAACTTGAAGACTTAATTATCAAGATGGGAGTTGGAGCTGAAGGTATTGTTGATCTGGCTTTTAAATCTTTAGTGGATAAAGATAGAAAATTAGCAAATGATGTTATAGAAATGGATAAAAATATTGATCAACTTGAACTTGAAATAGAAAATAAATGTTTGAATTTAATTGCACTTCAACAGCCTCTAGCAGGTGATCTTAGAGAAATTTCTGGTGCGCTTAAGATTATTACTGATTTAGAGAGAATAGGTGATTATGGGGTAAATATAGCAAAAGTTGCACTTGAGTTTGGAGATGAAAAATTTATTAAAGAACTTATTGATTTGCCAGAAATGAATAGAATCGTAAAAACAATGATAAAAGGGTGTATTGATGCTTACGTTAATAAGGATTCAGATAAAGCTAGAGATATAGCATTACTTGATGATAAAGTAGATGACTTATATGAAAAAATATACAGTGAATTATTAGATATTACAAATAAAGATAATAAATCTCAAATTATTAGATTTTTGTTTATTGGTCGGCATTTAGAAAGAATAGCTGATCACGTAATAAATATATGCCAAAGAGTAATATATATGGTTGATGGAATTAGAGAGACCTATTAG
- a CDS encoding response regulator transcription factor gives MKKNILVVEDEERILEIITDYLIEANFNVFGAVNGEIGLEIFENEDIDLVLLDVMLPKIDGWSVCRRIRKKSHIPIIMLTAREDEDDKLMGFELGADEYVTKPFSPKVLVKRVETLIKRIDVKKTSEDDILSCSGIYIDTKAYLVKIDEKIVNLSPKEFDLLVYLIKNSGIVLSRELILDKVWGYDFYGDLRVVDSHIKKLRKKLDNYSKIIKTVIKVGYKFEE, from the coding sequence ATGAAAAAAAATATTCTTGTTGTAGAAGATGAAGAAAGAATACTTGAAATAATAACAGATTATTTAATTGAAGCAAATTTCAATGTATTTGGAGCGGTGAATGGAGAAATAGGTCTTGAGATATTTGAGAATGAAGATATCGATTTAGTTCTTTTAGATGTTATGTTACCAAAAATTGATGGATGGTCTGTGTGCAGACGAATTAGAAAAAAATCACATATTCCAATTATTATGCTAACTGCAAGAGAAGATGAAGATGATAAATTAATGGGATTTGAACTTGGTGCTGATGAATACGTTACAAAACCATTTAGTCCAAAAGTATTAGTTAAACGAGTTGAAACATTAATTAAGAGAATAGATGTTAAAAAAACAAGTGAAGATGATATTCTTTCTTGTAGTGGAATATATATCGATACAAAGGCTTATTTAGTAAAAATTGACGAAAAAATTGTTAATTTATCACCAAAAGAATTCGATTTACTAGTTTATTTAATTAAGAACTCTGGAATAGTTCTTTCAAGAGAATTGATACTTGATAAAGTATGGGGCTATGATTTTTATGGCGATTTAAGAGTTGTAGATTCACATATAAAAAAATTAAGAAAAAAACTTGATAACTATTCTAAAATAATAAAAACTGTTATAAAAGTTGGATATAAATTTGAGGAGTAA
- a CDS encoding sensor histidine kinase, whose translation MKKNSIIFKIFITIALIFSLFVIIEIGFQTLYLGKYYENIKIKNIENKLDSFISDYIKEKDGKKRTKLFSDFINDNKVPVVVSSQNDYYDSIDEYNFYAPYFMRFQTEDGEIHKISLWEDIFSEINNEYTIEDLNGKKATLNLIKDNFSDEYNLLSVALDGSSFKSYDYDTTRNIDMENDSYDSSIKKLKGKILFVEENYFTVDITDKLNVLYDVIYSESNYSIDRKGNLIFDYKDKESQKNYKIIVKEYEKNTGDIIEFYTLASLQPINEVVNILIKTSLYFVLIAILLVVGLSLIISRMITNPLIKLNLTAKKMAKLDFRERYKDIRNDEIGELGDTLNFMSDELSFNINELKVTNKKLLSDIEFKNEQEEIRKEFVSNVSHELKTPLGVIKSFAEGIKDGISKEKEDYYLEVIIDEISKMNTLIINMLELTNLETKNNELNLEKLNLEELINRILLKFTEIKNSKNIELIVKINEAYIVADYRKIENVLLNFISNCFRYTSKDGKIIIVIDQNRKNGKVIFSIENTTSNFSDEELEKIWDRFYRIEKSRSKSLGGSGLGLSIAKTILEKHNFKYGVKNTEIGVIFYIEF comes from the coding sequence ATGAAGAAAAACAGTATAATTTTTAAAATATTTATTACAATTGCATTGATATTTTCGTTATTTGTAATTATTGAAATAGGATTTCAAACTCTATATTTGGGTAAATATTATGAAAATATTAAGATAAAAAATATTGAAAATAAATTAGATTCCTTTATTAGTGATTACATTAAAGAAAAAGATGGTAAAAAACGCACAAAATTATTTTCAGATTTTATAAATGATAATAAAGTTCCGGTGGTTGTCAGTAGTCAAAATGATTATTATGATTCAATTGATGAGTACAATTTTTATGCCCCATATTTTATGAGATTTCAAACAGAAGATGGTGAAATTCATAAAATTTCGCTATGGGAAGATATATTTTCGGAGATAAACAATGAATATACAATTGAGGATCTAAATGGTAAAAAAGCTACACTTAATCTCATAAAAGATAATTTCTCTGATGAATATAATCTGCTTAGCGTAGCTTTAGATGGTAGTAGTTTTAAAAGCTACGATTATGACACAACGAGAAATATTGATATGGAAAATGATTCATATGACAGTTCGATTAAAAAATTAAAAGGAAAAATATTATTTGTTGAAGAAAATTATTTTACCGTTGATATCACTGATAAATTAAATGTTTTATATGATGTAATTTATAGTGAAAGCAATTATTCTATAGATCGAAAAGGCAATTTGATTTTTGATTATAAAGATAAAGAGTCGCAAAAAAATTATAAAATAATTGTAAAAGAATATGAAAAAAATACTGGTGATATTATCGAATTTTATACATTAGCTTCTCTTCAACCAATAAACGAGGTTGTGAATATACTTATAAAAACGTCGCTATATTTCGTACTTATTGCTATATTGCTTGTTGTTGGATTATCGCTAATTATCTCAAGAATGATAACAAATCCTTTAATAAAATTAAATTTAACTGCAAAAAAAATGGCAAAATTAGATTTTAGGGAAAGATATAAGGATATAAGAAATGATGAAATAGGAGAACTTGGAGATACTCTAAATTTTATGTCAGATGAACTTAGTTTTAATATTAATGAACTGAAAGTAACCAATAAAAAACTTTTATCAGATATAGAATTTAAAAATGAACAAGAAGAAATAAGAAAAGAATTTGTTTCTAATGTATCCCATGAACTAAAAACACCACTAGGTGTAATTAAAAGTTTTGCAGAAGGTATAAAAGACGGGATATCGAAAGAAAAAGAAGATTATTATTTGGAAGTAATAATAGATGAAATAAGCAAAATGAATACACTTATAATAAATATGCTGGAACTTACTAACCTTGAAACAAAAAATAATGAACTAAATTTAGAAAAATTAAATTTAGAAGAATTAATTAATAGAATTCTTTTGAAATTTACAGAAATTAAAAATAGTAAAAATATTGAATTGATAGTTAAAATAAATGAAGCATATATTGTGGCAGATTATAGGAAGATAGAAAATGTTCTACTGAATTTTATAAGTAATTGCTTTAGATATACATCTAAGGATGGAAAAATAATTATTGTGATTGACCAAAATAGGAAAAATGGAAAAGTAATTTTTAGTATTGAAAATACTACTAGCAATTTTAGTGATGAAGAGTTAGAAAAAATATGGGATAGGTTTTATAGAATAGAGAAATCAAGATCTAAAAGTTTAGGTGGTAGTGGACTTGGACTTTCAATAGCGAAAACAATTTTAGAAAAGCATAATTTTAAATATGGAGTAAAAAATACTGAAATAGGTGTAATTTTTTATATAGAATTTTAA
- a CDS encoding HsmA family protein: MLLIIAIISMLFAVTAYTIGVFSERRAKTLNNKHVIMFWIGLFFDTLGTTTMSIISGKITFNLHGVTGLLAIVLMMLHVIWATFINRKGSEKQKVKFHKYSLFVWLIWLVPFVTGMILNM, translated from the coding sequence ATGCTATTGATTATTGCTATTATTTCTATGTTATTTGCAGTTACTGCTTATACAATTGGAGTTTTTTCTGAGAGACGAGCTAAAACCTTAAATAATAAACATGTGATTATGTTTTGGATTGGACTTTTCTTTGATACACTTGGGACTACAACAATGAGTATTATTAGTGGAAAAATTACCTTTAATCTTCATGGTGTAACTGGACTACTAGCAATTGTACTTATGATGTTACATGTTATATGGGCGACTTTTATAAATCGTAAGGGAAGTGAAAAACAGAAAGTTAAATTCCATAAATATAGTTTGTTTGTATGGTTAATATGGCTTGTTCCTTTTGTTACGGGTATGATACTAAATATGTAA
- the pdxS gene encoding pyridoxal 5'-phosphate synthase lyase subunit PdxS — protein sequence MSERKFLNTNLAQMLKGGVIMDVMNAEQAKIAEKAGACAVMALEKIPADIRLEGGVSRASDPKMIKEIQDSVSIPVMAKVRIGHFVEAQILEALEVDYIDESEVLTPADRVYHIEKDKFDIPFVCGAKNLGEALRRIGEGASMIRTKGEPGTGDVVEAVTHMRKMNDDIRYIYGLKKSELMNAAKEMGAPYDLIKYVNENGKLPVVNFAAGGVATPADAAMMMQLGCDGVFVGSGIFKSGDPVKRAEAIVKAVTNYSNPKILAEVSENLGEAMVGISVNDVSENNRMANRGW from the coding sequence ATGAGTGAAAGAAAATTTTTGAATACTAATTTAGCTCAAATGCTTAAAGGTGGAGTTATTATGGATGTAATGAATGCAGAACAAGCAAAAATTGCAGAAAAAGCTGGTGCATGCGCAGTAATGGCACTTGAAAAAATACCTGCAGATATAAGACTAGAGGGTGGAGTTTCAAGAGCGTCAGATCCAAAGATGATAAAAGAAATTCAAGATTCTGTATCTATACCAGTAATGGCGAAAGTTAGAATTGGACATTTTGTTGAAGCACAGATACTTGAAGCTCTTGAAGTTGATTATATAGATGAAAGTGAAGTACTTACACCAGCAGATAGAGTTTATCATATAGAAAAAGATAAATTTGATATACCATTTGTTTGCGGAGCAAAAAATTTAGGAGAAGCTTTAAGAAGAATTGGCGAAGGAGCTTCTATGATAAGAACAAAAGGAGAACCTGGAACGGGTGACGTAGTAGAAGCAGTTACGCATATGAGAAAAATGAATGATGATATAAGATACATCTATGGACTAAAAAAATCAGAGTTAATGAATGCTGCAAAAGAAATGGGGGCACCATATGATTTGATAAAATATGTTAATGAAAATGGAAAGCTTCCTGTTGTTAATTTTGCAGCTGGAGGAGTTGCTACCCCTGCTGATGCTGCTATGATGATGCAACTTGGATGCGATGGAGTATTTGTCGGTTCAGGTATTTTTAAATCAGGTGATCCTGTAAAAAGAGCAGAAGCAATAGTAAAAGCAGTTACAAATTACTCTAATCCTAAAATTTTAGCTGAAGTTTCAGAAAATCTTGGTGAAGCTATGGTTGGAATTTCAGTTAATGATGTAAGTGAAAATAATAGGATGGCAAATAGGGGATGGTAA
- a CDS encoding SDR family NAD(P)-dependent oxidoreductase, translated as MNELFSLREKVAVITGASSGLGADAAKAYALSGAKVALLARRKEKLDDLANELINSGVDAIAVQCDVSNEKSVKEAIETVVKHYGKIDILLNNAGVATKGSVEELSVEDWDKTMNANVKGIYLMSKYTVPHMKKNNYGKIINISSVNAVIADKTPVLARHSYNASKAAVKGLTIGMAASYMQNNITVNAIGPALFESEMTSSTLFTNEKFMNMYTALNPASRAAKKGELNGTIIYLSSDASSYVTGQYILVDGGMAII; from the coding sequence ATGAATGAATTATTTAGTTTAAGAGAGAAAGTTGCAGTAATAACAGGAGCTTCAAGCGGATTAGGTGCTGATGCCGCAAAAGCGTATGCTTTAAGTGGTGCAAAGGTAGCTCTTTTAGCAAGAAGAAAAGAAAAATTAGATGATTTAGCAAATGAATTAATAAATTCTGGTGTAGATGCTATAGCTGTTCAATGTGATGTTTCTAATGAAAAAAGTGTCAAAGAGGCAATTGAAACAGTTGTTAAGCATTATGGAAAGATTGATATTTTGCTAAATAATGCAGGAGTAGCAACAAAAGGATCGGTAGAAGAATTAAGTGTAGAAGACTGGGATAAAACAATGAATGCTAATGTTAAAGGTATTTATTTGATGAGTAAATATACTGTTCCCCATATGAAAAAGAATAATTATGGGAAAATAATAAATATATCATCAGTAAATGCAGTGATTGCAGATAAAACTCCAGTTTTAGCAAGACATTCATATAATGCTTCTAAGGCAGCAGTAAAAGGACTTACTATTGGTATGGCAGCTTCATATATGCAAAATAATATTACTGTTAATGCAATTGGACCTGCTTTATTTGAGTCAGAAATGACTTCAAGCACATTATTTACAAATGAAAAATTTATGAACATGTATACTGCGTTAAATCCAGCATCAAGAGCGGCGAAAAAAGGTGAATTAAATGGCACTATAATATATCTTTCAAGCGATGCATCAAGCTATGTAACTGGGCAATATATTCTTGTAGATGGTGGAATGGCAATAATCTAA
- the hydG gene encoding [FeFe] hydrogenase H-cluster radical SAM maturase HydG → MKQTAKNWSESVIKQDEIDKYLINGKDFIDENEINEKLKTNVNHSKEDIRKIINRSLNINRLSFDETAALLNVKDEAIWEEMYAAAAEVKRRVYDNRIVFFAPLYCGNLCVNNCKYCGFRNENKDEVRKVLNFDEVKKEAEAVIDEGHKRMIVVYGEHPKTDANYIAESIKQIYSVEKKAKSGKMNRIRRININAAPMCVSDLKKLHEVGIGTYQVFQETYHKATYNDVHESGPKSDYRWRLYALHRAMDAGIDDVAIGALFGLYDWKYEVMGLLYHTADLEKRYGIGPHTISFPRMTPASGSDLSTNSKYLVNDEDFKKLVTVLRLSVPYTGLIITAREKAELRKEIIKVGCTQTDASTKIGIGEYSGVDKAELENKQQFTIGDPRPLDDVVRELAEMGKITSFCTAGYRCGRTGEKIMTLLEKTEEGKFCKLNAVLTFREYLDDYASEETRKVGEKLIEKELKEIENMKFYKAHKLTDLMTDYYERVSNGERDLFI, encoded by the coding sequence ATGAAACAAACTGCAAAAAACTGGTCTGAAAGTGTTATTAAACAAGATGAAATTGATAAATATTTAATCAACGGAAAAGATTTTATTGATGAAAATGAAATTAACGAGAAATTAAAAACTAACGTTAACCACTCTAAAGAGGATATTAGAAAGATTATTAATAGATCTCTCAATATTAATAGGCTTTCATTTGACGAAACTGCTGCATTATTAAATGTTAAAGATGAAGCAATTTGGGAAGAAATGTACGCTGCAGCTGCAGAAGTAAAAAGAAGAGTTTATGATAATCGTATAGTATTTTTCGCTCCTTTATATTGCGGCAATCTTTGTGTAAATAACTGCAAATATTGTGGATTTAGAAACGAAAACAAAGATGAAGTTAGAAAAGTTCTTAACTTTGACGAAGTGAAAAAAGAAGCTGAAGCGGTAATTGATGAAGGACATAAAAGAATGATAGTAGTATACGGTGAGCATCCAAAAACAGATGCTAATTATATTGCAGAATCTATAAAACAGATTTATTCAGTTGAGAAAAAAGCAAAAAGTGGAAAAATGAATAGAATTAGAAGAATAAATATTAATGCTGCTCCAATGTGCGTAAGTGACCTAAAAAAACTCCACGAAGTTGGAATTGGAACATATCAAGTATTCCAAGAAACATATCACAAAGCAACTTATAATGATGTACATGAAAGTGGACCTAAATCAGATTACAGATGGAGATTATATGCTCTTCATAGAGCAATGGATGCAGGTATTGACGATGTAGCAATTGGTGCATTATTTGGACTATATGATTGGAAATACGAAGTTATGGGACTTCTTTACCATACAGCAGATTTAGAAAAACGTTATGGAATAGGACCACATACTATTTCATTCCCAAGAATGACACCAGCATCTGGATCAGATTTAAGTACAAATTCTAAATATCTTGTTAATGATGAAGATTTTAAAAAATTAGTTACTGTTCTAAGACTTTCTGTACCATATACTGGCCTTATAATCACTGCAAGAGAAAAAGCTGAACTTAGAAAGGAAATTATTAAAGTAGGTTGTACACAAACTGATGCATCAACAAAAATTGGTATTGGTGAATATAGTGGTGTTGATAAAGCCGAACTTGAAAACAAACAGCAATTTACAATTGGAGATCCAAGACCTCTAGATGATGTAGTTCGTGAACTTGCCGAAATGGGTAAAATTACTTCATTCTGTACTGCCGGTTATAGATGCGGAAGAACTGGTGAAAAAATAATGACTCTGCTTGAAAAAACTGAGGAAGGAAAGTTCTGTAAACTTAATGCAGTTCTTACTTTTAGGGAATATTTAGATGATTACGCTTCTGAAGAAACAAGAAAAGTTGGAGAAAAATTAATCGAAAAAGAGCTAAAAGAAATTGAAAATATGAAATTTTATAAAGCACATAAATTAACTGATCTTATGACAGATTATTATGAAAGAGTTTCTAACGGTGAAAGAGATTTATTTATCTAA
- a CDS encoding IS1634 family transposase: protein MRLSTSKSKNATSLYVIKDITIKNKRTTKIVEKLGTEAQLREKLNGQDPYEWAKKYISELNKKEKENKVEIIAKFSETKQIPMDSKVHFNGGYLFLQDIYYDLGLHKISKQISDKYKFSFDLNSILSRLIYTRMLNPSSKLSSFKASNDFIEQPNFELQHIYRALEIISKESDFIESTVYKNSLKLSKRNTKVLYYDCTNYFFETEKADGLKQYGLSKEHRPNPIVQMGLFMDGDGIPLAFSIFDGNKNEQPSLKPLEKRILSDFDLSKFVVCTDAGLASNTNRIFNNKNDRAFIVTQSLKKLKKHLKDWALAPNGWHLSNETKNINLENIDHSSNNKAIYYKERWINENELPQKLIVTYSPKYRAYQEYIRSTQIQRAEKLVKKPSSINKKKQNDPKRFIDSIHCTNEGEIAEKQVLTINRDTISDEEKYDGFYGVCTNLDDNAETIIKVNKRRWEIEESFRILKTEFKARPVYLSRDDRIKAHFTTCFLSLLIYRLLEKKLDEKYTTKELIETLKNHNFMELKGEGYIPTYTRTDITDELHDKFGFRTDTQIISNAKMKKILKQLNCIMKLN, encoded by the coding sequence ATGAGACTTTCAACTTCTAAATCAAAAAATGCTACTTCACTTTACGTTATTAAAGATATTACTATTAAAAATAAACGAACAACTAAAATTGTAGAAAAACTTGGTACTGAAGCACAATTACGTGAAAAATTAAATGGACAAGATCCTTATGAATGGGCAAAAAAATATATAAGTGAACTTAATAAAAAAGAAAAAGAAAATAAAGTTGAGATTATTGCTAAATTTTCTGAAACTAAACAAATACCAATGGATTCTAAGGTTCATTTCAATGGTGGATATCTTTTTTTACAAGATATTTATTATGATTTAGGCCTTCATAAAATTTCAAAGCAAATTTCTGATAAATATAAATTTTCTTTTGATTTAAACAGTATTCTTTCTAGACTCATTTATACTAGAATGCTTAATCCGTCTTCTAAGCTTTCTTCTTTTAAAGCCTCTAATGACTTTATTGAACAGCCTAATTTTGAATTACAGCATATTTATAGAGCTTTAGAAATAATTTCTAAAGAATCTGATTTTATTGAATCAACTGTTTATAAAAATAGTTTAAAATTATCTAAAAGAAATACAAAAGTGCTTTATTACGATTGTACAAATTATTTCTTTGAAACTGAAAAAGCCGATGGGTTAAAACAATATGGACTTTCCAAAGAACATCGCCCTAATCCAATTGTACAAATGGGATTATTTATGGATGGGGATGGCATACCACTTGCATTTTCTATATTTGATGGAAATAAAAATGAACAGCCAAGTTTAAAACCACTAGAAAAGCGCATATTATCTGATTTTGATTTATCTAAATTTGTTGTATGTACAGATGCAGGATTAGCATCTAATACCAATAGAATATTTAATAATAAAAACGATAGAGCTTTTATTGTTACACAATCATTAAAAAAGCTTAAAAAACATCTTAAAGATTGGGCTCTTGCCCCAAATGGATGGCATTTATCAAATGAGACAAAAAATATTAATTTAGAAAATATAGATCATTCTTCAAACAATAAAGCTATTTATTACAAAGAACGTTGGATAAATGAAAATGAATTACCACAAAAATTAATAGTAACATATTCACCAAAATATAGAGCTTATCAAGAGTACATTCGAAGCACTCAAATACAACGTGCAGAAAAACTTGTTAAAAAACCTTCTAGTATCAATAAAAAGAAACAGAATGATCCAAAGAGATTTATAGATTCTATTCACTGCACTAATGAAGGTGAAATCGCTGAAAAACAGGTACTTACAATAAATAGAGACACTATTTCTGATGAAGAAAAATATGATGGATTCTACGGAGTATGTACAAATCTTGATGATAATGCTGAAACAATTATTAAAGTAAATAAAAGAAGATGGGAAATAGAAGAATCATTTAGAATTCTAAAAACTGAGTTTAAAGCAAGACCAGTATATTTAAGTAGAGATGATAGAATAAAAGCTCATTTTACAACATGTTTTCTTTCTTTACTGATATATAGGCTTTTAGAAAAGAAGCTTGATGAAAAATACACTACAAAAGAATTAATAGAAACGTTAAAAAATCATAACTTTATGGAGTTAAAAGGCGAAGGATATATTCCGACATACACACGAACTGATATAACAGATGAATTACATGATAAATTTGGATTTAGAACGGATACCCAAATAATTAGTAATGCTAAAATGAAAAAAATATTAAAACAGCTTAATTGTATAATGAAGTTGAACTAG
- a CDS encoding IS30 family transposase: protein MDNINDTSIQRKNKHLNVFERGQIQLLHNEGLTPYAIGKKLGRASNTIRNELSRGTVTQIKANKVVKVYYPDTGQAIYERNRANCGAKFKFLSCSHFIRFVETRFYENTHSIDAICGVAKLHNLFDVDKMVCTKTLYNYINLGLLGIANIDLPLKVKRSTKRKRIRKHKKILGRNISERPVEINDRSEFGHWEIDSVIGKKTKGEPTLMTITERKTRKELIRKIPDQTSESIMNALKILAADAGNLFSTVFKSITADNGSEFADLSTMEEMTGTRIYFAHPYTSSERGTNERHNGLIRRFIPKGKSLLNYSVDDIAKIQNWCNTLPRKILKYLTPDEAFNDELYKIQ, encoded by the coding sequence ATGGATAATATTAATGATACATCAATTCAACGTAAAAATAAACACCTAAATGTTTTTGAACGTGGTCAAATTCAGTTGTTACACAATGAAGGTCTTACACCTTATGCCATAGGAAAAAAATTAGGAAGAGCTTCTAATACTATACGCAATGAACTAAGCCGTGGGACTGTTACACAGATAAAAGCCAATAAGGTTGTAAAGGTCTACTATCCGGATACCGGACAAGCTATTTATGAAAGAAACCGTGCTAATTGTGGAGCCAAATTTAAGTTCTTATCATGCTCCCATTTTATACGTTTTGTAGAGACAAGGTTCTATGAAAACACTCATTCTATTGATGCTATATGTGGCGTAGCGAAGCTGCACAACTTGTTTGACGTTGATAAGATGGTTTGTACAAAAACGTTGTATAACTATATTAATTTAGGCTTATTAGGTATTGCTAATATAGATTTGCCACTTAAAGTTAAGAGAAGTACAAAACGTAAGCGTATACGCAAACATAAGAAAATTCTAGGACGAAACATTTCTGAACGACCTGTGGAAATTAATGATCGTAGTGAATTTGGTCATTGGGAAATTGATTCTGTTATAGGGAAGAAAACTAAAGGCGAACCTACTCTAATGACTATTACCGAGCGCAAAACACGAAAAGAGTTAATTAGAAAAATTCCTGATCAAACTTCAGAATCAATTATGAACGCACTCAAAATACTAGCTGCAGATGCAGGAAATCTATTCTCAACTGTTTTCAAAAGTATAACGGCAGATAATGGATCAGAATTTGCAGATCTATCAACTATGGAAGAAATGACAGGCACTAGAATCTACTTTGCTCATCCTTATACATCTTCTGAGAGGGGAACAAATGAACGTCATAACGGTCTAATAAGACGTTTTATACCAAAAGGTAAGTCTTTACTCAACTATTCTGTAGATGATATAGCTAAAATTCAAAATTGGTGTAACACTCTGCCTCGTAAGATATTAAAGTATCTTACACCAGATGAAGCATTCAATGATGAACTTTATAAAATACAATAA
- the thiT gene encoding energy-coupled thiamine transporter ThiT, translating into MKNNTRMLVEAGIMIALAYVLSLVKVFQMPNGGSITAGSMIPILIFAIRWGTYPGVFTGLVYGIIQFILGPKWSFHPISILFDYVIAFGMLGLAGIFGAGFKKALAGISLAVLLRLICHVISGVIVWGSYAPEGQSPLMYSIIYNASYLVPELILSLVIFALLYRPLEKAKIPQRV; encoded by the coding sequence ATGAAAAACAACACAAGGATGTTAGTAGAAGCTGGCATTATGATAGCACTTGCATATGTGCTAAGTTTAGTAAAGGTATTTCAAATGCCAAATGGAGGATCTATTACTGCCGGTAGTATGATTCCAATTCTTATATTTGCTATTAGATGGGGAACTTATCCTGGAGTCTTTACAGGGCTTGTTTATGGAATTATTCAATTTATTTTAGGGCCAAAATGGTCATTCCATCCTATATCAATTTTATTTGATTATGTAATAGCTTTTGGAATGCTTGGTCTTGCAGGTATTTTTGGTGCTGGATTCAAGAAAGCACTTGCTGGAATTTCTTTAGCAGTATTATTAAGACTTATATGTCATGTTATTTCTGGAGTTATAGTTTGGGGTTCTTATGCACCAGAGGGTCAAAGTCCTCTTATGTATTCAATCATTTATAATGCTTCATATTTAGTTCCTGAGTTAATTTTATCACTTGTTATTTTTGCACTTCTTTATAGACCACTTGAGAAAGCAAAAATTCCTCAAAGAGTTTAG